A stretch of DNA from Streptomyces rubradiris:
ACTACCTGCACCCCTCCCCCGAGCAGCTGTGGGCACTGGTCGCCGAGGGCAGCCGGGTGTGGGAGCGGCGGCCCGGCGACGAGGACTTCGCGCACGTCCGCATCGGGCTGGGCGCGCAGCCGCTGGCGTCCCCGCTCATCGCCCCCGAGACGGGGCCGGTCGAGCAGCTGGAGCCGCTGACCGCGGGCGCGATGCAGCGCTTCCTCGCCGCGCACGGCACCGTCGGCGACCTTCCGATGGCGGTGTCGCTGCGCGCCTTCTACCACGTCACGGTCAGCGGCGAGGCGCAGTCCGTACGGTCCTCGGCCCGCGCCCTGGTCGGGTCGCTGGCCTCGCTGCACTCCCCGCAGGACCTGGTCATCGCGGTGGCCGCGGGCCGGGAGGCGCTGGCGCACTGGGACTGGGTGAAGTGGCTGCCGCACGCCCAGGCGCCCGGCGCGGTGGACGGGGCGGGTTCCCGCCGGCTGATCGGCTCCGACCCGCGCGAGCTGGAGGACCTGCTGGCCACCCGGCTGACCGGCCGGCCGCGCTTCCACCCCGCCGCCGCGCCGCTGCTGGACGAGCCGCACATCGTGCTCGTCCTCGACGACCTGTCCCTGCTGCCGGACTCGGTGCTCGCGAACCCGGAGGGCTTGCAGGGCGTCACGGTCCTGGAGGTGGTACCGGGCGAGCTGACCACGGCGGGCGGCGACCTGTCCATCGTCGTCCAGCCCGGCCTGCTGCGTCTGGAGTCCGGGCACGGCGAGGTGTACGAGGGCAGCCCGGACGCGCTGTCCTACGAGTCCGCCGAGGCGCTGGCCCGCCAGTTGGCGCCGCTGCGCATGGCCTCAGGCGGCGACGACGACGAGCCGCTGCTGGCCAACCTGGAGTTCACCGACCTGCTGGGCCTCGGCGACGCGGCCTCCGTCGACACCAAGCGGACCTGGCGCCCGCGCGCGCTCGCCGAACGCCTGCGGGTGCCGATCGGTCTCGGCGAGGACGGCCGGCCCGTGATGCTGGACCTGAAGGAAGCTGCGCAGGAGGGCATGGGCCCGCACGGCCTGTGCGTCGGCGCGACCGGTTCCGGCAAGTCGGAGCTGCTGCGCACCCTGGTGCTGGGCCTCGCGGTCACCCACTCCTCCGAGACGCTGAACTTCGTCCTCGCCGACTTCAAGGGCGGCGCGACCTTCGCCGGCATGGCGCAGATGCCGCACGTGGCGGCGGTGATCACCAACCTCGCGGACGACCTGACCCTGGTCGACCGCATGGGCGACTCCATCCGCGGCGAGCTGAACCGCCGCCAGGAACTGCTGCGCGACGCGGGCAACTACGCCAACATCCACGACTACGAGAAGGCCCGCGCGGCCGGCGCCCCGCTCCAGCCGATCCCGTCCCTGGTGCTGGTGATCGACGAGTTCAGCGAGCTGCTGACCGCCAAGCCCGACTTCATCGAGATGTTCGTGCAGATCGGCCGCATCGGCCGTTCGCTGGGCGTGCACCTGCTGCTGGCCTCGCAGCGCCTGGAGGAGGGCCGGCTGCGCGGCCTGGAGACCTACCTGTCGTACCGGATCGGTCTGCGCACCTTCTCCGCGGCCGAGTCCCGCGCCGCGCTCGGCGTCCCCGACGCCTACGAACTGCCGAACGTCCCCGGCTCCGGCTTCCTGAAGTACGGCACGGACGAGATGGTCCGGTTCAAGGCCGCCTACGTCTCGGGCGTGTACCGCTCCGGGGGCCGGCAGACGGCCCTGTCCGGCGGGCGGCTCCCGGTGGACCGCCGCCCGGTGCTGTTCACGGCCACCGAGGTGCCGGTGCAGTACACCGCGATCCCGCAGCAGCGCACCGACTCCGAGCCCGAGGTGGACGAGGCACTGGCCGACACCGTCCTCGACGTGATCGTGCGCCGGCTGGAGGCGCAGGGCCCGGCGGCCCACCAGGTGTGGCTGCCGCCGCTGGAGAGCCCGCCCGCGCTGGACGCCCTGCTGCCGGGCCTGGCGGCGGTGCCGGGGCGCGGTCTGACCCAGCCGAACTACGAGGGCGCCGGCCGCCTGGTGGTCCCGGTCGGCCTGGTCGACAAGCCGTACGAGCAGCGCCGCGACCGCCTGATGCTGGACTTCTCGGGCGCGGCCGGCCACATGCAGGTCATCGGCGGCCCGCAGTCCGGCAAGTCCACCCTGCTGCGCACCCTGATCTGCTCCTTCGCGCTCACCCACACCCCGCACGAGGTGCAGTTCTACGGCCTCGACTTCGGTGGTGGCGGCATGGCCGCGGTGGACGGCCTGCCGCACGTCGGCGGGATCGCCTCCCGGCTGGACCCGGAGCGGGTGCGCCGCACGGTCTCCGAGGTGTACGGCGTCCTGACCCGCCGCGAGGAGTACTTCCGCACGGCCGGCATCGCCTCGATCGCCGACTACCGCGCGCGGCGCGCCCGGGGCGACATCTCGGTCACCGACCAGCCCTGGGGTGACGTCTTCCTGGTCATCGACGGCTGGGGCAACTTCCGTACGGACTACGAGGGCCTGGAGCCGGCGGTGCTGGACATCGCCGCGCGCGGCCTCGGCTACGGCATCCACCTCGTCATCACGGCGTCCCGCTCGATGGAGGTCCGCGCGAACCTGAAGGACCACCTGATGAACCGCCTGGAGCTGCGCCTGGGCGACGTGATGGACTCGGAGATCGACCGCAAGGTGGCGGCGAACGTGCCCGCAGGCGTCCCCGGCCGCGGTCTGTCCCCGCAGAAGCTGCACTTCATGGCGGCGGTGCCGCGGATCGACGGCCTCACCTCCGACACGGACCTGGCCGAGGCCACGGCCGCGCTGACCACCGAGGTCGGACGGCACTGGCAGGCGCCGGGCGCCCCCAAGGTACGGCTGCTGCCGCGCCGGCTGGACGCGGCCGAGCTGCCTCCGGGCGACCGGTTCCCGCGGCGGGGCGTCGCGTTCGCGCTGGACGAGGAGAACCTGGAGCCGGTGTTCGTGGACTTCGACCAGGACCCGTTCTTCCTGATCTTCGGCGAGAGCGAGTCCGGCAAGTCCAACCTGCTGCGGCTGCTGATCAGGCAGCTGTCGCTGCGCTACGGCGGCGACGAGGCGAAGTTCTTCGTCGTCGACAACCGCCGCGCCCTGCTGGACGTGACGCCCGCGTCGCACCTGGCGGAGTACATCCCGATGTCCAGCCAGATGGACCACCACATGGCGGCGCTGGCCGACCTGATGCAGCGCCGCACGCCGACGGCGGACGTCACGCCGCAGCAGCTGCGGGACCGCAGCTGGTGGCGGGGGCCGCAGGTGTTCGTCGTCATCGACGACTACGACCTGGTCTCCACGTCCAGCGGCAACCCGCTCAGCGGACTGACGGAGATGCTGCCGTTCGCCCGCGACGTGGGCGTCCGCTTCATCATCGCCCGCTCCTCCGCGGGCGCGGGCCGGGCCTCGTACGAGCCGTTCATGCAGCGCATGAAGGAACTCGGCGCCCAGGGCCTGATCCTGGCCGGCGACCCGGCCGAGGGCGACATCCTCGGCGGCGTCCGCCACCGCCCGATGCCCCCGGGCCGCGGCGTCTTCGTCTCCCGCAAGCGCGGCAAGCCGCTGGTGCAGACGGGGTTGGTGGAAGTGGAGTACTGAGATGCTCCGCCGCCGGTAGCTTGGCGGACCGAGCGTCCGGGCGGAGCACCGAGGAGACGGGAGGAAACCGCGCATGGGCTGGGACGGGTGGGAGCGGTTGCAGGCGGAGGCTGCGCAGGGCCGGTCGGCGCGCCTGCGCCTCGATCAACTGGCTCCCGACGCCGGGAGGCGCAGGCAGTCCGCGCGGTGACCTCACCGTCCACCAGAGCGATCTCGCCACGATCGGTTCCGCGGCGCACGAGCTGTTCCAGGACTTCGGCCGGTTCAGCGACCACGCCCGCCTCTCGTTTCCATGGCGGCGGCCGGAGGACTGAGGAGTCAGGGCTTCGACGTCGGGGCCGCCCTCGACCATGTCGCGGAGCGCTGGATCGGCCAGGCACAGACACTGCTGGACGCCTGCGCCCACGTCTCGAACCTCCTGCGGTACACGAAGAACCAGCACGCCGCCGACGAGTCCCACAGCGCCGGCACGCTCAGCGGCATCACCGAGCTTGATCACGGCTTCGACGAGCGGAACGGCGGCTGAGCACGATGGAGCTCGACGCGTTACGCCACGGCCGGTTCGCCCAGCTCGGGGAAGCCATCGCCGACTGGGAGGAGATGACCGAGAAGCTCGCCACTCTCCGCGAGGACGCCCGGAGCGGCCTCAAGGCCCGCGCGGACAAGGCGAACTGGGCTGGCGTGAACGCCCAGGTCGGTCGCGAGTTCATCGGCAAGACGGCGAAGGAGTTCGCGGACGCCCACGTCCAGGCGGACTCCATCACGAAGATCCTCAAGGACACCCACGACGAACTCCTCGGCTACCGCGATCAGCTGAACGAGACACTCGGACGCGACCCTTACAAGTACTGCGCGGTGATCGACACCGGCCACGGCAGGTTCAGCGTCACGGGGAACCCCCGGCCCGACTGGGCGACGGGCCCCAGCGGTGATCCGAGCCCCGTCAGCCAACAGGTCGTCGACGATCTCCGCGACGAGATCCAGCGCATCCTGGGCGAGGCCACCGAGAGCGACAGCACCGCGGCGCGGCCAAGACACCCAGGCTGCTCGTCGATCAGTCCACGTACGGATTCTCCGGCGCCCACTACGAGAACCGGGACGACGCTGCCAGGGCGGTCACGGACGCCGACCGGATGGCGGACATGCTCGCCAAGAACCCCCACGCGGTGACGAACACGGAACTCGCCGCGCTCAACACCACCCTGGCCAGGTACAAGAAAGATCCGCTCTTCGCCGAAGAGTTCGCCACACAGGTCGGCCCCGAGAAGGTGCTCACCTTCTGGGCCGGCATCGCCGACCCCTACCAGGGCACTTACGCCCCGGACCGGCCCGAGCAGGCCAAGCGGCTGCAGCGGAACCTCGGGGTCGTCATCGGCCGGGCCACGTTCTCCGACAGCGACAGGATGCAAAGCTGGAAGAAGCAGATGATCGGCTTCGGCCCCGGTCGACTCGGCACCGACGACGCGAACAACCCGACCGGTTACGCCGTCATGAGCAACCTCATGCGTTTCGGTGACTACGACGACCAGTTCCTCAACCAGTACGGTGACGAGCTCCTCGCATACGACAAAAAGATGAACGGGCAGGGCATCAACGCCTGGGTCAACAACATCAACCTTGGTGACCTCAACTACTGGGGTCACGAGAAAGACCGCGACCGCGACCCTGCCACCGGGTTCCTGGAAGCTCTCGGAGGTCTGCGACGGAGCATTCGACGCTCCGGCCGCGGAAGCGCTGCGATGCCTTGCCGGGACGGACAGATGCGACGAGCCCGCTGGAGCGGGCAACACCGGTGAGGCCGCGGCCTTCTCCTTGACGAAGGCGGTCCAGCACCCGCACGACACTTACCGCCGCGCGCAGCGCGTGCTGGGTGTACAAGACAGCTGACGACAGCGGAGAACCGCTCCTCGAGATCCGGTTCTCGGCATCCCAGAGCTACCCTTCGGACACCCGCGAGGAATCCGGTACCGGCAAAGTCACGTACCCGGTGGGCCTTTTTGCGCAACAGATTGCCATCACTCGGCGAACGAGCAGGCGTACAGAGACCGTTCAGGCGTTACGACGTGCTCGCGGCACGGCTCGACCGGCGCCTCGTGGCGGACAGACTGCCGTACGTTGCGTCTCGTCAGGGCGCCGTCATCGGAGCGCATCGGCCGGTCCCTGACTTCATGTCCGCGTCCGTCCTCGTGTTCTTCGGCGCGCTCGTCCGTCCGGGTACGGCAGAGGGTGGGCACCTCCCGTGCGTGCCCACCCTTTTGACCTGCCGTGCCAGTCCGTGCTGTGACGGTGTGGCTTACATGAAGTAGCTGGCGGCCTTACGGTCGCCGCCCTGGTAGTCACCGCCGGCCGCGTGCACGACCTTGCCGATCTGGACCAGGGCCTCGTGGATGCCCTGAGCCTCGCGGTCCCAGGCGGCCTGCTGCTCGGTGTACGCGTTGTGGGCCTCGCCCTCCCACATGCTGGCGACGCCGGCGACCTTCTGCTTGATGGCCTCAAGGCCCTCTTCGAGCCGCCGCGCGTGGTTGGCCAGCTGAGTGGCGGTCTGATCCAGGCTGCCGTAGGAAACTTCGAGCTCGCCGCTGTTGTTGACGCCCATGATTGCTCCGTTGCTGAGAAGTGGTGACCTGGCGGGGATCAGTAGCTGGACAGGGCCGAAGTCGAGCCGCCGACGCTGACGTCGATGCTCTGGACCTGCGCGCGGACCTCGTCCTCCGTGCCGTCCTTGATCTTCCGGGTCGTGCTCATGGCCTCGATGAACTTGGCGAGGATGTTGCCGATGCGGACCATGCGCTCGTTGATCTCGGTCTGCTTGGCGTTGAACGCGCCGGCGCCGATGCCCTTCCAGTTGCCTTCGAGGCTGTCGATGAGGGCCTGCAGTTCCTTCAGCTGACCCTTGATGCCCTCGAAACGGTGCAGAAGCTCCTTTTCGAGGACGATGATGTCCTTGTCACTTACCTTCTGGCGCTGCGTCGCCATTTCCATGCCTTTCTGTGTGAACTGACCTTGCCGGGCGCTGAGTCATATGACGGGCGTCAGCACTGTTGGCAAGCGGGTCTCTGCTCACTCGGCGAATGAGCAGGTATGCGGGAGACCGCTCAGGCGTTACGGCGTGCGCGCAGCACGGCGAAACCGGCGCCTCCGATGACCAGTACGGCGGCTACGGCGCCGATGATCACCCAGGTCTGAGTGTCACTGCCGGAATCAGCGTCCTTCGCGGCGGCAGCGGTGGGGCCACTGGCCGGGTCGGCCTTCTCCGCCGGCTTCGACGGCGTCCCGGAGGGCGCGGTCGAGGGGCTCACCGCGGCCGTGATGTCCTCGTCCGGGTCCGCTCCGTTCTCGGCGGCCAGGGGGTCCCTGTTGGCCGGGCCCGGGTTGATGTCCTTGTCGATCAGCACCCGGCGCGGACGGACGACACCGTAGCCGAGGTACTTGCTGGGCTCGTCCTTGGGCCACTTACGAACGGCGGTGTCGATGAGGGAACGGAGGACCTGGTTGGCCGTCCAGTCGGGGTGCGCGGACCAGATCAGGGCGGCGGAGGCGGAGGCGATGGCGGCGGCGGGGCTGGTCCCCTCGGTGGAGCAGTACTTGGTGAACGTGTTGTCGCACCAGCCGGGAATATCAAGACCCGGCGCCGCAAGATCCGCGTCGTTTCCGTATGTGGAGAATTTACCGACTGTCCCGGTCTTGTCGATCGCGGCAACACCTACAGCGTAGGGATTACCAGCCGGATAGCTACGCTTGTTTCCCCTGGCTCCGTCATTACCCACAGAAGCAAACAGCAACTTCCCCTTGGAGGCGGCGTATTTGACGGCATCCTCCTCCTCGGATTCGTAGTACTCGCTCCCAAAAGACATGTTGATGATCTTTGCGTCGCTGTCGGCGGCAGCCCTAATCGCCTTGGCGGAAGTAAGAGACTTCGCCCGCTCGTCCTGATCCTTCAGCTGATCAAGCCCCACACGAATCGGGATGATTTTCGCTTGGGGAGCAAGGCCCTTGATACCTCCGCCAGCCCCAGTACCGGCGATGATTTCGGCCATCGATGTGCCATGGCCGTCATAGTCCTGAGTGACGTGGTACTTCGCGGTCTTTGGTACCTCGTCGACCAGCACCTGCCCCTTGAGGGAAGGCGTGTTCGGATTCACGCCCGTGTCGACGACAGCGACCTTCACCCCTTTGCCGGTGCTGTGCTCCCAGATCTCGTCGGCGCCCATCGCGTCCAGATACCACTGCTTGGACTGAACATCGTCCGCAGCCGCGGCTCCGGGGGCCAGGCCCGCCGACGCGATCACCAGCGTGCCCAGTACCGAGCACACAGCAGACAGCCGTCTCGCGTTGCGCCTCGTGAAGAGGGCGGTCCTCGTGCCGCGTCGGCCGGTCCCTGGCTTCATGCTTGTGTACGTCCTCGCTCGTGTTCAGTCGCTCTTCTGAGGCTCGTCACGCCGCTGCTGCGACGAGCGGTGCTGTTCCGTCGAGGCGGGTCCGCCGGCGCGACCGGTCTCACCGGCCGGAGCCTGTCGACCGCCGACCGCACCGCGACCCAGCCCCGTGGCGCCGGGCTCGGAGCCCTTGAGCGGGGATCCGGTGGCGTTGCGCGCCGCGCCGATGACACCCTCGGGATTGCTCGCCGACCGCAGTACGGCCTGCCCCCCACCGGGTTGCGGCTTGGCCGTGGGTGCGCCCACGACTCCACGCTGGCCGAAAGCGCCCTTCGCCGGTGCGGCGGAGACCGGTTCCTCGGCGCCGACGACCATACCGCGCGGGACACGGGGATTGGCCGTGCTTCCGGACGTACGACCCGTGACGGGCTTGCCGCCCACGACGCCGTTGCGCGCCGGCCCTGTGGGGCCGGTTGTTCCCGGACGTCCTCCAGGGGTTCCGGTCGTCCTCGGCGTGCCTCCGGTGACGGGGCGTCCCGTCGCCGGGGTACGCCCGGACTGAACGGGTCCTCGTGCACCCGGCTGACCGGTCGGCGTCGCGTGTCCCATGGCACGGGCAGGCTGCCCCATAGGGCCCTGCGGCCCCCGGGTGCCCGGGACGGATCGCCCGGCCTGGCTCACCGGTCCCTGCGGGACACGCCCGGTGGAGACGGTGCGCCCCGGCTGGCCCGCCGGTCCCTGCGGCACTCGGCCGGTTCCGGCACCCATGGGGCCGGTACGCCCCTGCGCGGTCACCGGGGGACGGCCGCCCGGCCCGTAGCCGGGGGTACGACCAGTCGGCGTGACGGGAGGCGCCATCGGCCCCGTGGGCAGTGGCGGCATCGGTCCGCCGCCGCTGGTCGTCGGCAGAGTGGGCGTCGGAGAACTGGGCGGCGCGGTAGGTACCTGCGGAGGCAGGGTGGTCGTGGTGTTGATCTCCGTACCGACGTCGTGGCCGGAGGGTGCACCTGGGTCGTGGACTTCCGTAAGGGGCGGCACGTGGCCACCAGCCCCGGTTCCATGCGCAGTAGCCGGTCCGGCGTGGCTTCCTGTCGTAGTTCCGTGGCTTCCCGTCGCCGTTCCAAGGCTGCGACGCGGAGTGGAAGGGGACGATCCGTAACCGCTTGACCCGCTGTAGCCGTAACCGGAGTCCGGCTTCGGCACCCCCACATCCGGAATCGGCTTGTAAGGCTTCGGATCGGCGTCCAGCGCCACCTCCAGCCCGGCCGCGGACACCGAATAGAACGAGGCCAACCGGTTCATCTGGTTGATCGCCTCTTGCCGGTCCTTCTCGACCTTGAGCGCGGCGGCGTAGTCCGGGTCGCCGTCGACCTGCTTGGCCTTGGGCAGGTCCTTGGGCCGCTTCTGTTCGCTCGCGGGCCGGGTGTCCCGGGGCGGCATGGAGTTGCGCACGGAGGCCAGCCCCGTGGCGGCGGCGGAGATCTCGGTGGCGGCGATATCGGCGAAGGTGGCGAGTCCCTTGGTCCAGCCGATGAGGCCGCTGGTCCACGAGTGGAACTGCTGGGCTCCCTCGCCTTCCCAGTCGACGCCCTTGAGGTTGGTCTCCAGGTCCGTCGCGGCGTCGTGGATGGCTTTCCGGGCGTCCCAGAGCGCCTTGCTGGCCGCCTCCAGGTGCTCGGGGTTGCCGTGCTGGACCAGGTCGATCATCGCGTTGAGATCGTGGTCTTCGAAGTCGGTCCTGCCCAAGGACAGCGCCGACCCCATCGGCGTGCCCCGAAAAACGTTCCGCAGGCGGCTGATCCCGTTGACTGCGGCGACCTGACGGTTGGCCTGCTCGACGTCGGTCTTGTACTGAGGCTTCTGCTGCCAGTTGTCACTCATTGGAGATCGCCCCCCGCGGACCTCTTGCCGCCAACGTGCTCACCGGCATTGCCGGGCTGCTCGGCGGGATCGTCCTTCTGCGTCGCCGTCCGATGTTCCTGATCGAGGTGGGAGTGGATCGCCCAGAACCGGCGCCGCACCTCGTCCTCGGTGCCGTCGTACGTGACGTCGGCCGCGTGCGCCGCGAGCGTCAGGGCCTCGATCTGCAGGCCGAGGTTCTGCGACAGCGAGGTAAGGCGCTCGTGCACCTGCTCGTACTTGGAGTGCAGTTCGGTCGCCTCGTGGAACGGGATGTTCGACCCGCTGAAGGAGCCGGCGCTGAGCGTGTGCTCCGCGAGCCTGGCGGGACTGCCGGGAGCGCCCTCGAAGGCCCTCAGCGCTTTGTCGACGTCCTTCTTGAACTTGCTCAGCGCATCGATGCCACGCCTCATGCCCGAGCCGCCACCGTCGCCCACCGCGACCCCTTCCCCGTTTCCCCGTTGGTAGAGCTGGACGGACCGGGCGGCACCCGGCCGCACCACCGGTCCGTCGCGGACCACTGTAGTCACTGCCGAAATGTCGGCCAACTGAACTTCACGACGGTTCAGTTGCGAAGCTGTCCCGAAGTGACCGACTCATGAGCCACCGGATACCGACAAGGCGGTCAATAACGACAGAAGGGTTTCGTTTTCTACGCAGAAGCTTCACACGCGCACAGCGGCCGAAGCCGTCCGAGTGACTAGACCGTGGCATCACAATCCCGGAACCGCGCCCCTGAGCAGCCGCCCTCCGCCGAATTTTCACGTCCGACAGGTCGCACATGGCGGACATGGCGCAAATTTTCCATGGCGTTGGTTGCTAGGTTGTGCCGGCACCGGACTAACCACGGGGGAAGGGGCCCTTCCATGGCCTGGGACGAATGGGAGCAGCTCAAGGCGGAGGCTGCCCAGGGACAGTCGGCACAGATGCAGCTCAACCACGTCGACGGGGGCGGTGGCACGTACGGCCCCTATGTCATCCCCAGCAAGACCGGTGACCTCAAGGTCGGTCACAAGGACCTGGAGAAGATCGGCAGCGCCGCGCACCACCTGTACGACCAGCTGTGGGACAAGGCCCGGGTGGCGACCCCGAGCAGCGACTCCGCGGCCGGTGACCTCACCAAGCAGGGCTTCGCCCTCGGCGCCGGTCTCCAGCACGTGTCGAACCGCTGGGAAGAGCAGTTGAAGTCCCTGATGGACGCCTGCGCCCAGATCTCCAACCACATGCAGACCACCAAGGCCGTGCACGCGAACGACGAGCACTACATCCAGCGCCAGATGAGCAGCATCGACGCCCTGGACGACGGG
This window harbors:
- the eccCa gene encoding type VII secretion protein EccCa, with the translated sequence MSQIVVKRPPRALPSEVPTEEVVVQPPPELPRGHQESVLMQLLPTLGMGGSVVFFFTNGQPFMKIMGMIMIASTVAMSIAMVVRFRRGSQGQLADMRRDYLSYLSQTRRSAVATARKQRDAQYYLHPSPEQLWALVAEGSRVWERRPGDEDFAHVRIGLGAQPLASPLIAPETGPVEQLEPLTAGAMQRFLAAHGTVGDLPMAVSLRAFYHVTVSGEAQSVRSSARALVGSLASLHSPQDLVIAVAAGREALAHWDWVKWLPHAQAPGAVDGAGSRRLIGSDPRELEDLLATRLTGRPRFHPAAAPLLDEPHIVLVLDDLSLLPDSVLANPEGLQGVTVLEVVPGELTTAGGDLSIVVQPGLLRLESGHGEVYEGSPDALSYESAEALARQLAPLRMASGGDDDEPLLANLEFTDLLGLGDAASVDTKRTWRPRALAERLRVPIGLGEDGRPVMLDLKEAAQEGMGPHGLCVGATGSGKSELLRTLVLGLAVTHSSETLNFVLADFKGGATFAGMAQMPHVAAVITNLADDLTLVDRMGDSIRGELNRRQELLRDAGNYANIHDYEKARAAGAPLQPIPSLVLVIDEFSELLTAKPDFIEMFVQIGRIGRSLGVHLLLASQRLEEGRLRGLETYLSYRIGLRTFSAAESRAALGVPDAYELPNVPGSGFLKYGTDEMVRFKAAYVSGVYRSGGRQTALSGGRLPVDRRPVLFTATEVPVQYTAIPQQRTDSEPEVDEALADTVLDVIVRRLEAQGPAAHQVWLPPLESPPALDALLPGLAAVPGRGLTQPNYEGAGRLVVPVGLVDKPYEQRRDRLMLDFSGAAGHMQVIGGPQSGKSTLLRTLICSFALTHTPHEVQFYGLDFGGGGMAAVDGLPHVGGIASRLDPERVRRTVSEVYGVLTRREEYFRTAGIASIADYRARRARGDISVTDQPWGDVFLVIDGWGNFRTDYEGLEPAVLDIAARGLGYGIHLVITASRSMEVRANLKDHLMNRLELRLGDVMDSEIDRKVAANVPAGVPGRGLSPQKLHFMAAVPRIDGLTSDTDLAEATAALTTEVGRHWQAPGAPKVRLLPRRLDAAELPPGDRFPRRGVAFALDEENLEPVFVDFDQDPFFLIFGESESGKSNLLRLLIRQLSLRYGGDEAKFFVVDNRRALLDVTPASHLAEYIPMSSQMDHHMAALADLMQRRTPTADVTPQQLRDRSWWRGPQVFVVIDDYDLVSTSSGNPLSGLTEMLPFARDVGVRFIIARSSAGAGRASYEPFMQRMKELGAQGLILAGDPAEGDILGGVRHRPMPPGRGVFVSRKRGKPLVQTGLVEVEY
- a CDS encoding WXG100 family type VII secretion target — translated: MGVNNSGELEVSYGSLDQTATQLANHARRLEEGLEAIKQKVAGVASMWEGEAHNAYTEQQAAWDREAQGIHEALVQIGKVVHAAGGDYQGGDRKAASYFM
- a CDS encoding WXG100 family type VII secretion target, with the translated sequence MATQRQKVSDKDIIVLEKELLHRFEGIKGQLKELQALIDSLEGNWKGIGAGAFNAKQTEINERMVRIGNILAKFIEAMSTTRKIKDGTEDEVRAQVQSIDVSVGGSTSALSSY
- a CDS encoding S8 family serine peptidase, producing MGADEIWEHSTGKGVKVAVVDTGVNPNTPSLKGQVLVDEVPKTAKYHVTQDYDGHGTSMAEIIAGTGAGGGIKGLAPQAKIIPIRVGLDQLKDQDERAKSLTSAKAIRAAADSDAKIINMSFGSEYYESEEEDAVKYAASKGKLLFASVGNDGARGNKRSYPAGNPYAVGVAAIDKTGTVGKFSTYGNDADLAAPGLDIPGWCDNTFTKYCSTEGTSPAAAIASASAALIWSAHPDWTANQVLRSLIDTAVRKWPKDEPSKYLGYGVVRPRRVLIDKDINPGPANRDPLAAENGADPDEDITAAVSPSTAPSGTPSKPAEKADPASGPTAAAAKDADSGSDTQTWVIIGAVAAVLVIGGAGFAVLRARRNA
- a CDS encoding WXG100 family type VII secretion target, which encodes MSDNWQQKPQYKTDVEQANRQVAAVNGISRLRNVFRGTPMGSALSLGRTDFEDHDLNAMIDLVQHGNPEHLEAASKALWDARKAIHDAATDLETNLKGVDWEGEGAQQFHSWTSGLIGWTKGLATFADIAATEISAAATGLASVRNSMPPRDTRPASEQKRPKDLPKAKQVDGDPDYAAALKVEKDRQEAINQMNRLASFYSVSAAGLEVALDADPKPYKPIPDVGVPKPDSGYGYSGSSGYGSSPSTPRRSLGTATGSHGTTTGSHAGPATAHGTGAGGHVPPLTEVHDPGAPSGHDVGTEINTTTTLPPQVPTAPPSSPTPTLPTTSGGGPMPPLPTGPMAPPVTPTGRTPGYGPGGRPPVTAQGRTGPMGAGTGRVPQGPAGQPGRTVSTGRVPQGPVSQAGRSVPGTRGPQGPMGQPARAMGHATPTGQPGARGPVQSGRTPATGRPVTGGTPRTTGTPGGRPGTTGPTGPARNGVVGGKPVTGRTSGSTANPRVPRGMVVGAEEPVSAAPAKGAFGQRGVVGAPTAKPQPGGGQAVLRSASNPEGVIGAARNATGSPLKGSEPGATGLGRGAVGGRQAPAGETGRAGGPASTEQHRSSQQRRDEPQKSD